A window of the Vibrio fluvialis genome harbors these coding sequences:
- a CDS encoding extracellular solute-binding protein: protein MKSKLYAGALCAATLFTTNAMAEDQELYFYNWSEYIPNEVLEDFTKETGIKVIYSTYESNESMYAKLKTQGSGYDLVVPSTYFVSKMRKEGMLREIDKSKLSHFADLDPNYLNKPFDPDNKYSIPYIWGATGIGINTDMLDKSSVKNWGDLWDAKWEGQLMMMDDAREVFHIALTKLGYSPNTTDPKEIEAAYHELKKLMPNVLVFNSDFPANPYLAGEVSLGMLWNGSAYMAREEGAPIEIIWPEKGTIFWMDSLAIPAGAKNVEAAHKMIDFLLRPENAAKIALEIGYPTPVKTAYKLLPAEFANDPNVFPPQSVMDSGVWQDEVGEAAALYEEYFQKLKVNNN from the coding sequence ATGAAAAGTAAACTGTATGCTGGCGCATTATGTGCTGCGACTCTATTCACTACCAATGCAATGGCTGAGGACCAAGAACTCTATTTCTACAACTGGTCTGAATATATTCCTAATGAAGTTTTGGAAGACTTCACCAAGGAAACCGGAATCAAAGTCATCTACTCCACCTACGAATCCAACGAGAGCATGTACGCGAAGTTGAAGACTCAAGGTTCGGGGTACGATCTGGTTGTACCGTCAACCTACTTCGTTTCAAAAATGCGCAAAGAAGGTATGTTGCGCGAAATCGACAAGTCAAAGTTGAGTCACTTTGCGGACCTGGATCCTAACTATTTAAATAAGCCTTTCGATCCGGATAACAAATACTCAATCCCTTATATCTGGGGCGCTACGGGTATCGGTATCAATACTGACATGCTCGACAAATCATCAGTGAAAAACTGGGGCGACCTGTGGGATGCCAAATGGGAAGGCCAACTGATGATGATGGATGACGCTCGTGAAGTGTTCCACATCGCACTGACTAAGCTGGGTTACTCCCCTAACACCACAGATCCGAAAGAGATTGAAGCTGCTTATCATGAGCTGAAGAAGCTGATGCCAAACGTGCTGGTGTTCAACTCAGATTTCCCTGCAAACCCATATCTGGCCGGTGAAGTGTCTCTGGGTATGCTGTGGAATGGTTCGGCTTACATGGCTCGTGAAGAAGGCGCGCCAATTGAAATCATCTGGCCTGAAAAAGGCACCATCTTCTGGATGGACAGCCTGGCGATTCCTGCTGGTGCGAAGAACGTTGAAGCTGCGCATAAGATGATCGACTTCCTGCTGCGTCCTGAGAATGCGGCGAAAATTGCACTAGAGATTGGCTACCCGACTCCGGTTAAAACCGCTTATAAGCTGCTGCCAGCTGAGTTTGCCAACGATCCTAACGTCTTCCCTCCCCAGTCGGTGATGGACAGTGGCGTTTGGCAAGACGAAGTGGGTGAAGCGGCGGCGCTTTACGAAGAATACTTCCAGAAACTCAAAGTGAACAACAACTAA
- the potA gene encoding spermidine/putrescine ABC transporter ATP-binding protein PotA, whose product MGEKQTLNEQNSVGKPVIRLSGISKSFDGKEIISRLDLDVNHGEFLTILGPSGCGKTTVLRMIAGFETADEGQILLDSQDVTSVPAEQRHVNTVFQSYALFPHMTVFENVAFGLRMQKVPTEEIEPRVLEALKMVRLEQMAQRKPHQLSGGQQQRIAIARAVVNKPKVLLLDESLSALDYKLRKQMQIELKQLQRQLGITFIFVTHDQEEALSMSDRIIVMRDGVIEQDGSPREIYEDPKNLFVARFIGEINVFNAVAQERLDEKRVRVDIDGVDAIVYYDNAVNAGEKLQVLLRPEDLRIEEIKESETNGIVGHVTDRTYKGMTLESIIELEDSGMRVLVSEFFNEDDPDVDHSIGQKVAITWVESWEVVLNDEQKA is encoded by the coding sequence GTGGGAGAAAAACAGACGTTGAACGAACAAAATTCAGTAGGAAAGCCAGTTATTCGTCTTTCTGGCATTAGCAAAAGTTTTGATGGTAAGGAAATCATCAGTCGCTTAGATCTTGATGTAAACCACGGTGAATTCTTAACCATATTAGGTCCCTCTGGTTGTGGTAAAACAACCGTACTGAGAATGATTGCTGGTTTTGAGACGGCAGATGAAGGTCAGATTCTGCTGGATAGTCAAGATGTAACTTCAGTTCCTGCTGAACAAAGACACGTCAACACTGTCTTCCAAAGCTATGCGCTATTCCCACATATGACGGTGTTCGAAAACGTTGCGTTTGGTCTGCGTATGCAGAAAGTACCTACCGAAGAAATCGAACCTCGTGTTCTGGAAGCACTGAAGATGGTGCGACTGGAACAAATGGCCCAGCGTAAACCTCACCAGCTTTCTGGCGGTCAGCAACAACGTATCGCGATTGCGCGTGCTGTGGTCAACAAACCTAAAGTACTGCTACTGGATGAGTCTCTGTCTGCTCTGGATTACAAACTGCGTAAGCAGATGCAAATCGAGCTGAAACAGCTGCAACGCCAACTAGGCATTACCTTTATCTTCGTAACACACGATCAGGAAGAAGCCCTGTCGATGTCTGATCGCATCATTGTTATGCGCGACGGTGTGATCGAGCAAGATGGCTCTCCGCGTGAAATTTACGAAGATCCTAAAAACCTGTTTGTGGCTCGCTTTATCGGCGAAATCAACGTGTTCAACGCCGTCGCTCAAGAGCGTCTGGATGAGAAGCGCGTACGTGTCGATATTGATGGTGTAGACGCGATTGTTTACTACGACAACGCTGTTAACGCCGGTGAAAAGCTGCAAGTCCTCCTTCGTCCTGAAGACTTACGCATTGAAGAAATCAAAGAGTCTGAAACCAACGGTATCGTGGGTCACGTGACCGACCGTACTTACAAAGGTATGACTCTGGAATCGATTATCGAGCTGGAAGATTCTGGTATGCGCGTATTGGTCAGCGAATTCTTTAACGAAGATGATCCGGATGTGGATCACTCTATCGGCCAGAAAGTCGCTATCACTTGGGTTGAAAGCTGGGAGGTAGTCCTCAATGATGAGCAAAAAGCTTAG
- a CDS encoding DUF2987 domain-containing protein, producing MKKPFSTLMLAACCAGISAPTWAQEYMFTYSKLYSQMKNNVKENHEDVKVGFFFVDADSKQLCRIEKAWMEKEEHYEELTPSSGNELVVPLDNNLRQANPLVFVDTPNDRRCDFSMVVMTKQPLEGKVSYAQIEKLLPQMQSMLEDLGGMFASWFTPAVTGVTLEFAHDVNSPIELSNGSTIPVINGKAQVELSQIGPDGWMSLPQATTRVLPYLPKAKN from the coding sequence ATGAAAAAACCATTTTCAACCTTAATGCTCGCCGCATGTTGCGCGGGCATCTCTGCGCCAACGTGGGCGCAAGAGTACATGTTTACCTATTCAAAACTGTACTCACAAATGAAAAACAACGTGAAGGAAAACCACGAGGACGTCAAAGTCGGCTTCTTCTTTGTTGACGCAGACAGCAAACAGTTATGCCGCATTGAAAAGGCCTGGATGGAAAAAGAGGAGCATTACGAGGAGCTCACACCGTCCTCCGGCAACGAGCTAGTGGTGCCGCTCGACAACAATCTTCGTCAGGCCAATCCTTTGGTGTTTGTAGACACACCAAACGACAGACGTTGTGACTTTTCGATGGTCGTTATGACCAAACAACCACTGGAAGGTAAGGTGAGTTACGCTCAAATTGAGAAACTTCTACCGCAGATGCAAAGCATGCTGGAGGATCTGGGCGGTATGTTTGCCAGCTGGTTTACACCAGCCGTCACTGGCGTAACACTGGAATTTGCTCACGATGTGAATTCACCCATCGAGCTTAGCAACGGTTCAACCATTCCAGTGATCAACGGAAAGGCTCAGGTTGAACTTTCGCAAATCGGGCCAGACGGTTGGATGTCATTGCCACAGGCAACCACACGCGTACTGCCATATCTACCGAAAGCCAAGAATTAA
- the potB gene encoding spermidine/putrescine ABC transporter permease PotB, with amino-acid sequence MSKKLSLQNAIITLIVGWLVLFVLLPNLMIIGTSFLTRDEANLIDLTFTFENYARLLDPLYAKVMMHSFYMAIVATILCLIIGYPFAYIVAKMPVKWRPIMLFLVIVPFWTNSLIRTYGLKIVLGTQGILNQALMGMGLIDSPLRLMYTETAVMIGLVYILLPFMILPLYSAIEKLDGTYIEAARDLGANKLQTLTKVILPLTMPGIIGGCLLVLLPALGMFYIADLLGGAKNLLIGNVIKSQVLNARDWPFGAATSIALTIAMAIMLYAYYRAGKLLNKKVELD; translated from the coding sequence ATGAGCAAAAAGCTTAGTCTTCAGAACGCGATTATTACCCTTATCGTCGGTTGGTTGGTGCTGTTCGTACTGCTTCCTAACCTGATGATTATCGGTACCAGTTTTCTGACTCGTGACGAAGCGAATCTGATTGATTTGACGTTCACGTTTGAAAACTACGCTCGCTTGCTGGATCCGCTGTACGCCAAAGTGATGATGCACTCGTTCTACATGGCCATTGTCGCGACGATTCTGTGTCTGATCATCGGTTACCCGTTTGCATATATCGTGGCGAAAATGCCGGTGAAATGGCGCCCTATCATGCTGTTTCTGGTGATTGTGCCGTTCTGGACTAACTCTCTGATCCGTACTTACGGTTTGAAGATTGTTCTGGGTACGCAAGGCATTCTTAACCAAGCTCTGATGGGCATGGGTCTGATCGATTCACCGCTGCGACTGATGTACACCGAAACGGCGGTTATGATCGGTCTGGTGTACATTCTGCTGCCGTTTATGATTCTGCCCCTCTACTCGGCAATCGAGAAGCTCGATGGCACTTACATCGAAGCCGCTCGTGACCTGGGTGCAAACAAGCTGCAAACGCTGACGAAAGTGATTCTGCCTCTGACGATGCCTGGCATCATCGGCGGTTGTCTGTTGGTTCTGCTTCCTGCTCTGGGGATGTTCTATATCGCTGACCTTCTGGGCGGTGCGAAGAACCTGCTGATTGGTAACGTGATTAAGAGCCAGGTTCTCAACGCTCGTGATTGGCCGTTTGGCGCAGCAACCAGTATTGCGCTGACGATTGCGATGGCAATCATGCTGTATGCGTACTACCGCGCAGGTAAACTATTGAACAAGAAAGTGGAGCTGGACTAA
- a CDS encoding extracellular solute-binding protein gives MKKWATLLAGSACALSLFSGTAAAEDKELVFMNWGPYINSGILEQFTKETGIKVIYSTYESNETLYAKLKTHNEGYDLVVPSTYFVSKMRDEGMLQKIDKSKLSNFKNLDPNYLNKPYDPNNDYSIPHVVAITGLAVNTDMYDPNDFQSWGDLWKPELAGQLMLMDDTREVFHIALRKLGYSGNTTDDKQIDEAYAELQKLMPNVLVFNSDNPAAPYLSGEVGLGMLWNGSAAAAQKEGLPLKLVFPKEGGIGWVDNFAIASGAKNIEAAHKMIDFLLRPEIAEQISRDTGYLTGVKASNDKFKDVAPLFPSQEDLDRVEWQAAVGDKTVKYEDYFMKLKAGQ, from the coding sequence ATGAAAAAATGGGCTACTCTATTAGCTGGTAGTGCATGTGCGCTTTCCCTGTTCTCTGGTACAGCAGCAGCGGAAGATAAAGAGCTGGTATTCATGAACTGGGGACCGTACATCAACAGCGGCATTCTGGAACAGTTTACGAAAGAAACAGGCATCAAAGTCATCTACTCGACTTACGAGTCGAATGAGACACTGTATGCCAAGCTAAAAACGCATAACGAAGGTTACGATCTGGTTGTTCCTTCAACCTACTTCGTCTCTAAGATGCGTGATGAAGGTATGCTTCAGAAAATTGATAAGTCTAAACTATCAAACTTCAAAAACTTGGATCCAAACTATCTGAACAAACCTTATGATCCAAACAACGACTACTCTATTCCTCACGTTGTGGCGATTACTGGTCTGGCGGTAAACACAGACATGTATGATCCAAACGATTTCCAAAGCTGGGGCGACCTGTGGAAACCGGAACTGGCTGGTCAACTGATGCTGATGGATGACACTCGCGAAGTGTTCCACATTGCGCTGCGCAAGCTGGGCTACTCAGGTAACACCACTGACGACAAACAGATCGACGAAGCATACGCCGAGCTACAAAAACTGATGCCAAACGTATTGGTATTCAACTCAGACAACCCAGCAGCACCTTACCTGTCAGGTGAAGTTGGTCTGGGTATGCTGTGGAACGGTTCTGCGGCAGCGGCCCAGAAAGAAGGTCTGCCACTGAAACTTGTTTTCCCTAAAGAAGGCGGTATCGGTTGGGTTGATAACTTTGCTATCGCATCAGGCGCGAAAAACATTGAAGCGGCACATAAGATGATCGACTTCCTGCTACGTCCTGAAATCGCAGAGCAAATCTCACGTGACACAGGCTACCTGACGGGTGTTAAAGCATCGAACGACAAGTTCAAAGATGTGGCACCACTGTTCCCATCTCAGGAAGATCTTGATCGCGTAGAATGGCAAGCAGCTGTTGGCGACAAAACAGTGAAATATGAAGACTACTTCATGAAGCTGAAAGCGGGTCAATAA
- the potC gene encoding spermidine/putrescine ABC transporter permease PotC, whose translation MGKAVRFSFMSLVYLFLYLPIIVLIANSFNDNKFGIKWGGFTTKWYHALVANDSLMQAAWHSLNVAVFSATAATIIGSLTAVALFRYQFKGKNMVNGMLFVVMMSPDIVMAISLLALFLVLGAKLGFFTLLIAHITFCLPFVVVSVYSRLNGFDVKMLEAAKDLGASEWVILKKIILPLAKPAVAAGWLLSFTLSLDDVIISSFVTGPTYEILPLKIYSMVKVGISPEVNALATVMLVVSLILVITSQLLAREKVK comes from the coding sequence ATGGGAAAAGCAGTTAGATTTAGCTTTATGAGCTTGGTGTACTTGTTTTTGTACCTACCAATCATCGTGCTGATTGCCAACTCGTTCAACGACAACAAATTCGGCATTAAATGGGGTGGTTTCACGACCAAGTGGTATCACGCTCTGGTGGCGAACGACAGCCTGATGCAAGCGGCTTGGCACTCACTGAACGTTGCGGTCTTTTCGGCCACAGCAGCGACAATTATCGGCAGCCTGACGGCAGTTGCCCTGTTCCGTTACCAATTCAAAGGTAAGAACATGGTCAACGGCATGCTGTTTGTTGTGATGATGTCCCCAGATATTGTGATGGCAATTTCTCTGCTTGCGCTATTCTTAGTGTTGGGCGCAAAACTGGGCTTCTTTACCCTGCTGATTGCGCACATTACATTCTGTTTGCCATTCGTCGTGGTGTCGGTATACAGCCGCCTGAATGGTTTTGACGTGAAAATGTTAGAAGCTGCAAAAGACTTAGGCGCCAGTGAGTGGGTGATCTTGAAGAAAATCATTCTGCCATTGGCAAAACCGGCCGTCGCTGCGGGTTGGCTATTGAGTTTCACCTTGTCTCTGGATGACGTGATTATCAGCTCTTTTGTCACCGGCCCGACGTATGAAATCCTGCCGTTGAAGATTTATTCCATGGTTAAAGTGGGTATTTCACCTGAAGTCAACGCACTTGCTACAGTAATGTTAGTGGTTTCGTTAATACTTGTTATCACTTCACAGTTGTTAGCAAGGGAAAAAGTGAAGTAG
- a CDS encoding glucosaminidase domain-containing protein: MRKYLALSAVAVIASCSVYYVKQHNTETVSVELKGKAISEAPDFSAIADVSEKKHAFFSYLKPGIALENERVMKERKTLKRIQEHFDQGRTSEKDLEDAKRLAKLYKVELTESKVTSKWLSVMQHRVDVLPEALVLTQAANESAWGTSRFAREANNYFGQWCYTQGCGLVPLARAEGMTHEVAKFKSVQESIHRYFMNVNRNAAYYDLRKIRYDLRKEQSDLLSVETAVALTNGLLKYSERGEDYVSDLQTMIRHNEKYWLN; encoded by the coding sequence ATGCGTAAATATCTCGCTCTGTCTGCCGTTGCTGTCATAGCCAGCTGCAGCGTTTACTATGTAAAACAACACAATACAGAAACGGTTTCTGTCGAGCTTAAAGGTAAGGCCATTTCCGAAGCCCCTGATTTTTCGGCGATTGCCGATGTCTCTGAGAAAAAACACGCCTTTTTCTCTTACCTTAAGCCCGGAATTGCACTCGAGAACGAACGAGTGATGAAAGAGCGCAAAACGCTAAAACGCATTCAGGAACACTTTGATCAGGGGAGAACCTCTGAAAAGGATCTCGAAGACGCGAAACGTCTGGCTAAGCTCTACAAAGTCGAATTAACAGAAAGTAAAGTCACGTCCAAGTGGCTGAGCGTGATGCAACATCGTGTTGATGTGTTACCTGAAGCGTTGGTATTAACTCAGGCGGCGAACGAATCCGCTTGGGGTACGTCACGCTTTGCTCGTGAAGCCAACAATTACTTTGGCCAGTGGTGTTACACTCAGGGCTGCGGTTTGGTGCCTTTGGCCCGAGCAGAAGGTATGACACACGAAGTAGCGAAGTTCAAATCCGTGCAGGAATCTATCCATCGTTACTTTATGAATGTAAACCGCAACGCCGCATACTACGATTTGCGCAAAATTCGTTACGATTTGCGTAAAGAACAAAGCGATCTACTCAGCGTTGAAACGGCGGTCGCTCTGACCAACGGCCTGCTGAAATATTCAGAGCGTGGCGAAGATTACGTGTCGGATTTACAGACCATGATTCGTCATAACGAAAAATACTGGCTCAACTAA
- the ttcA gene encoding tRNA 2-thiocytidine(32) synthetase TtcA, whose amino-acid sequence MTEQTQELTKAQHYNFNKLQKRIRRNTGQAIADFNMIEDGDRIMVCLSGGKDSFTMLDILMSLQKSAPISFSLIAVNLDQKQPGFPEHILPEYLKSLGVEYKIVEEDTYSIVQDKIPEGKTTCSLCSRLRRGILYRTAKELGATKIALGHHRDDIIETLFLNMFYGGKMKGMPPKLVSDNGEHVVIRPLAYCREKDIIKYSDLRGYPIIPCNLCGSQPNMQRQNIKQMLNAWDKQFPGRIETMFRAMQNVVPSHLADFELFDFKSINRDSGVINGGDIGFDKEEMPVQQLEDEDMVMEFDPSLKLDVTNI is encoded by the coding sequence ATGACAGAGCAAACTCAAGAGTTGACCAAAGCTCAACACTACAATTTCAATAAATTGCAAAAGCGCATTCGTCGCAATACTGGTCAGGCTATTGCTGACTTCAACATGATTGAAGATGGCGATCGTATCATGGTGTGTCTGTCCGGCGGTAAAGACAGTTTTACCATGCTGGACATTCTGATGAGCTTGCAGAAAAGCGCACCTATCTCATTTTCTCTAATTGCGGTAAACCTTGATCAGAAGCAGCCTGGTTTCCCTGAACACATTCTGCCTGAGTACTTAAAGAGCCTCGGTGTTGAATACAAGATCGTGGAAGAAGATACATACTCTATCGTTCAGGATAAGATTCCAGAAGGCAAAACAACGTGTTCACTTTGCTCTCGTCTGCGTCGTGGCATTTTGTACCGCACCGCAAAAGAGCTGGGGGCGACCAAGATTGCTTTAGGACACCATCGCGATGACATCATCGAAACGCTGTTCCTGAACATGTTCTACGGCGGCAAGATGAAAGGCATGCCACCTAAACTGGTTTCTGATAACGGAGAGCACGTAGTGATTCGTCCACTGGCCTACTGCCGTGAGAAAGACATCATTAAGTACTCGGATCTGCGTGGTTACCCTATCATTCCGTGTAACCTGTGTGGCTCTCAGCCAAACATGCAGCGTCAGAACATTAAGCAAATGTTGAATGCTTGGGATAAGCAATTCCCAGGACGTATCGAGACAATGTTCCGTGCGATGCAGAACGTGGTACCCAGCCACCTAGCGGACTTCGAACTGTTTGATTTTAAATCCATCAACCGTGATTCCGGTGTAATTAACGGCGGCGATATTGGTTTCGATAAAGAAGAGATGCCGGTGCAACAGCTTGAAGACGAAGATATGGTGATGGAATTTGATCCAAGCCTGAAGCTTGATGTCACGAATATCTGA